Proteins found in one Syntrophales bacterium genomic segment:
- a CDS encoding thiolase family protein produces the protein MDRAAIIGVGMTKIEKNKVRETFADMAWEAVNKALNDAGMTIADIDNVVTTSSDFWDGRTISCMAVGDASGAAHKNVSCVEGDGAYGALYGMTRCLSGSYKTTLVTGHSKGSEGVSSLITNAAFDPIYERALGMDMVTACAMQARSYMHRTGTTAEQLALVSVKNHGNALKNPLAQLPLKITVQDVLSSELIADPLHKLDCSPVSDGCAAVIIAHESVATRFRQKPVWIRGVSFCADSFFFGDRDLSRAQSLVEATKKAYAMAGINDPKAEIDVVELHDAFTYQELMWLEEMGLAEAATAGKLLEKGDFDRDGRLPVNASGGLLSGHPVIAAGLYSLAAVVRQIRGDAGGFQVKKAKTGLAHGVNGLAGQSHCVFILDRDK, from the coding sequence ATGGACAGAGCGGCGATAATCGGCGTCGGCATGACCAAAATAGAAAAAAACAAGGTGCGGGAGACCTTCGCCGACATGGCGTGGGAGGCCGTAAACAAGGCCCTGAACGATGCGGGCATGACGATTGCTGATATCGACAACGTGGTGACCACCTCCAGCGACTTCTGGGACGGACGTACAATTTCCTGCATGGCCGTAGGAGACGCCAGCGGCGCGGCCCACAAAAACGTCTCCTGCGTCGAGGGAGACGGCGCCTACGGGGCGCTTTACGGGATGACCAGATGCCTTTCCGGCTCATACAAAACCACGCTGGTCACCGGACACTCCAAGGGTTCCGAGGGCGTGTCGAGCCTCATTACCAATGCGGCCTTCGATCCCATCTACGAACGCGCCCTCGGCATGGACATGGTTACCGCCTGCGCGATGCAGGCCAGGTCATACATGCACCGCACCGGGACCACCGCGGAGCAGTTGGCGCTGGTCTCGGTGAAGAACCACGGCAATGCGCTCAAAAACCCGCTGGCGCAACTGCCGCTGAAAATTACCGTTCAGGACGTGCTCTCATCCGAGCTGATCGCGGACCCGCTCCACAAGCTGGACTGCTCTCCGGTGTCCGATGGGTGCGCGGCGGTCATTATCGCCCACGAATCGGTGGCAACCAGGTTCAGGCAGAAGCCCGTCTGGATCAGGGGCGTGTCGTTTTGCGCGGACAGCTTCTTTTTTGGCGACCGGGACCTTTCCCGCGCCCAATCGCTTGTCGAAGCGACGAAGAAGGCCTACGCGATGGCCGGCATCAATGATCCGAAAGCAGAGATCGATGTTGTGGAACTGCACGACGCTTTCACTTATCAAGAGCTTATGTGGCTCGAGGAAATGGGGCTTGCCGAGGCGGCGACGGCCGGGAAACTCCTCGAAAAGGGAGATTTTGACAGAGACGGCCGGCTGCCGGTGAATGCCTCCGGCGGACTGCTTTCCGGCCACCCGGTCATCGCCGCCGGCCTCTACAGCCTGGCCGCAGTGGTCAGGCAGATTCGGGGCGACGCCGGAGGATTTCAGGTAAAAAAGGCGAAAACCGGTCTGGCGCACGGCGTAAACGGGCTTGCCGGCCAGTCCCACTGCGTGTTTATCCTTGACAGGGACAAGTAG
- a CDS encoding long-chain fatty acid--CoA ligase: MESSEKTMNDVFRNRAKKYGERLAVEKKMNGVWQGASWHEYYERARAIGLGLWSLGVRKGEMVSILSENRLEWLYADMGALGIGACVIPIYPTLAAEEIEYIVNNSESKVIIPENRNQLKKVLEIVEQCPRLKKIIVMEETEAHGHPLIISFQTLLELGRKKHAADPNLFEKLSQEVTVDDLATIVYTSGTTGMPKGAMITHGNVFWVVQSLDRILPHFASDRDCTVPFLPLSHVFERIAGHFYGMYCGITASYAQSIDTLLNDFAEKRPTMILAVPRVCEKVYQKIMAQVKEQSPFKQRVFSWGQKVGSRISELREGHTPIPFFLKLQYKLAYAIIFKKLQDKLGGRVTWMTASGAPTAPEIIRFFNAAGITVIQGYGMTETTAPATMQSLADYRIGTTGKPLPGQDIKIAADGEILIKGGNVTKGYWKLPKETCESFTADGYFLSGDIGKFDEEGNLLITDRKKDILITSGGKNVAPQKIEGLFKSDPLFTQFIVIGEKKKYLTGLCNIDLDLAAMIAAEKNIPYQKPVDLLDNALFLAIVKERVEERNAHLARYETIKDYRIIRDDFSQQGGELTATLKLKRRVVIEKYQDLIAEMYEKEAIDELYRVK, from the coding sequence ATGGAATCATCAGAAAAAACCATGAATGATGTTTTTCGGAACCGCGCCAAAAAATACGGGGAGCGTCTTGCCGTCGAAAAAAAGATGAACGGCGTCTGGCAAGGCGCCTCCTGGCATGAGTATTACGAACGGGCGCGCGCCATCGGCCTGGGGCTCTGGTCGCTGGGAGTCAGGAAGGGGGAGATGGTTTCCATCCTTTCTGAAAACCGGCTGGAGTGGCTTTATGCGGATATGGGCGCGCTCGGAATCGGCGCCTGCGTCATCCCGATCTACCCGACGCTGGCGGCCGAGGAGATCGAGTATATTGTCAATAATTCCGAATCGAAGGTTATTATCCCGGAAAACCGAAACCAGCTCAAAAAGGTGCTGGAGATTGTGGAACAGTGCCCCCGCCTCAAAAAGATCATTGTCATGGAGGAGACGGAGGCCCACGGGCATCCCCTGATTATCAGTTTCCAGACTCTGCTGGAGCTCGGCCGGAAGAAACACGCCGCAGACCCAAATCTTTTTGAGAAGCTGTCCCAGGAAGTCACCGTTGACGATTTGGCGACGATTGTTTACACATCCGGGACCACCGGAATGCCCAAGGGCGCGATGATTACCCATGGGAATGTTTTCTGGGTGGTCCAGTCCTTAGACAGGATTCTGCCCCATTTTGCCTCCGACCGGGACTGCACGGTCCCCTTCCTGCCCCTTTCCCATGTTTTTGAACGGATTGCCGGCCACTTCTATGGCATGTACTGCGGCATCACCGCTTCCTACGCCCAGAGCATCGACACGCTGCTTAATGATTTTGCGGAGAAACGGCCCACGATGATCCTCGCAGTTCCGCGCGTATGCGAAAAGGTTTACCAGAAGATCATGGCGCAGGTTAAGGAGCAATCCCCCTTCAAACAGAGAGTTTTTTCCTGGGGGCAGAAGGTAGGCAGCCGCATCAGCGAGCTCCGCGAGGGGCACACGCCCATCCCATTTTTTTTGAAGCTCCAATACAAACTCGCCTATGCGATCATCTTCAAAAAACTCCAGGACAAATTAGGCGGACGGGTCACCTGGATGACGGCGTCCGGCGCCCCCACGGCCCCGGAGATCATTCGCTTTTTCAACGCCGCCGGCATTACGGTCATTCAGGGATACGGCATGACGGAAACGACGGCGCCCGCCACTATGCAGTCGCTGGCTGATTACCGGATAGGGACAACCGGCAAGCCGCTCCCCGGCCAGGACATCAAGATAGCCGCCGACGGAGAGATTTTGATCAAGGGCGGCAACGTGACGAAGGGATACTGGAAATTGCCGAAGGAGACCTGCGAGTCCTTTACCGCGGATGGATATTTCCTGTCGGGCGACATCGGAAAATTCGATGAAGAAGGCAATCTTCTCATCACAGACCGCAAAAAGGACATCCTCATTACCTCGGGCGGCAAGAATGTCGCCCCGCAGAAGATTGAGGGTTTGTTCAAGTCGGATCCGCTGTTCACCCAGTTTATCGTCATCGGGGAAAAGAAAAAGTACCTGACCGGGCTTTGCAATATCGATCTTGACCTGGCGGCGATGATCGCGGCAGAAAAAAATATCCCCTATCAAAAACCGGTCGATTTGCTGGATAACGCCCTTTTTCTCGCCATCGTCAAAGAGCGCGTCGAGGAGCGCAATGCGCACCTGGCCAGGTATGAAACAATCAAGGATTACCGAATCATCAGGGATGATTTTTCACAACAGGGCGGCGAGCTGACGGCAACGCTCAAACTGAAGCGGCGGGTGGTTATCGAGAAGTATCAGGACTTAATCGCCGAGATGTATGAAAAAGAGGCCATAGATGAGCTTTATCGGGTAAAATAG
- a CDS encoding acyl-CoA dehydrogenase family protein translates to MNYDLTPEQLSIKDNFTKFCTKEIEPRAEILDRAAHEEAGRLMKENIKMMAGIGYLGIGHEEAYGGTNLDLISQAIAGEAVAAACASTFLSCGASSGLFGMPLRLFGTAAQKEKYLPGIIKGDLIGCFGLTEPEAGSDAASIRTTAVKKGDRWILNGTKIFITNATIADVALIFAYNDKEKGPAAGVTCFLVDRDTPGFSAGKPFDKMGFRGSPTAELVLMDCEVPESAVLGVAGNGFIQAMQTLEYGRIGMATVCLGIAAKCLEHANKYSKERKAFGKPINRFQEIAFKIADMMIMSDTARLLIYQAAWAKETNQPDSAVLASVAKVWASEAATQISSMAVQVHGGYGYIKEFPVERLYRDAKLGEIGEGTSEIQRVLIAKDLIRKYSA, encoded by the coding sequence ATGAACTATGATTTGACCCCGGAACAGTTATCCATAAAGGACAATTTTACGAAGTTCTGCACGAAGGAAATAGAACCGCGCGCTGAAATTCTTGATAGAGCTGCGCATGAAGAAGCGGGCAGGCTGATGAAGGAAAACATCAAAATGATGGCGGGCATCGGCTATCTGGGGATCGGCCACGAAGAGGCTTACGGCGGTACAAATCTCGATTTGATCAGTCAGGCGATCGCAGGAGAAGCGGTGGCTGCCGCCTGCGCCTCCACGTTTTTATCCTGCGGCGCCTCCAGCGGCCTCTTCGGCATGCCGCTTAGGCTGTTCGGCACTGCTGCGCAGAAAGAAAAATACCTTCCCGGCATCATCAAGGGCGATCTCATCGGCTGCTTTGGCCTTACCGAACCGGAAGCCGGCTCGGATGCTGCTTCCATAAGGACAACCGCTGTGAAAAAGGGCGACAGGTGGATCCTCAATGGAACCAAGATCTTCATCACCAACGCGACGATCGCCGATGTGGCGCTGATCTTCGCCTATAACGACAAAGAGAAGGGACCGGCGGCCGGCGTTACCTGCTTTCTTGTAGATCGCGACACCCCGGGATTTTCAGCGGGCAAGCCGTTCGATAAAATGGGCTTCCGCGGCTCCCCCACTGCCGAACTGGTCCTGATGGATTGCGAGGTCCCGGAGAGCGCGGTGCTCGGCGTGGCGGGCAATGGTTTTATCCAGGCGATGCAGACCCTCGAATACGGTCGGATCGGCATGGCGACTGTCTGTCTGGGAATCGCGGCCAAGTGCCTGGAACACGCGAACAAGTATTCCAAGGAGCGCAAGGCCTTCGGCAAGCCGATCAACCGCTTTCAGGAAATCGCCTTCAAGATTGCGGACATGATGATCATGTCCGATACGGCCAGGCTCCTCATTTACCAGGCCGCCTGGGCCAAGGAGACGAATCAGCCGGACTCCGCGGTGCTGGCGTCGGTGGCGAAGGTTTGGGCTTCCGAGGCCGCCACGCAGATCTCCAGCATGGCGGTGCAGGTTCATGGCGGTTACGGCTATATCAAGGAGTTTCCGGTGGAGCGTCTCTACCGCGATGCCAAACTGGGAGAGATCGGCGAGGGAACTTCGGAAATACAGCGGGTGCTGATCGCCAAGGATCTTATCCGCAAGTATTCAGCTTAA
- a CDS encoding Zn-ribbon domain-containing OB-fold protein, protein MVRQEQLIIASGDAVQPFAYSVGMHGSRFFTEIRDNCRFMAVRCPQCGKVYIPPRAVCGDCFVEMKEWVEVGPQGVIGTFTIIRFAFLDPETGLQKPVPYGYGFIKLDGADTLFQHYISVEEEKRLRIGARVEPVFSKERKGSIRDIEYFKVIEPIAKLPTLSFPRRFWAGIWF, encoded by the coding sequence ATGGTCAGGCAGGAACAGCTCATCATCGCCTCAGGCGACGCGGTTCAGCCCTTCGCGTATAGCGTGGGGATGCACGGGAGCAGGTTTTTTACAGAGATACGGGACAACTGCCGTTTTATGGCGGTTCGGTGTCCCCAGTGCGGGAAGGTTTATATCCCGCCGCGCGCGGTCTGCGGAGACTGCTTTGTGGAGATGAAGGAGTGGGTCGAAGTAGGGCCGCAAGGGGTCATCGGCACCTTTACCATTATTCGCTTTGCCTTCCTCGATCCGGAAACAGGCCTGCAGAAGCCGGTCCCCTATGGTTACGGCTTCATCAAATTGGACGGCGCCGATACCCTTTTTCAGCACTACATCAGCGTTGAGGAGGAAAAGAGGCTCCGAATCGGCGCCCGGGTCGAACCGGTATTTTCCAAGGAGCGAAAAGGCAGCATCCGGGATATTGAGTATTTTAAGGTAATAGAGCCAATTGCAAAACTCCCAACGCTGTCATTCCCGCGACGCTTCTGGGCGGGAATCTGGTTCTAA
- a CDS encoding Zn-ribbon domain-containing OB-fold protein: MYEQFPGIEPMVCQSKINVPYSWWAGNTASRFFAALRDEKIIMATKCPVCGRVFLPPRKACPACFTENTQWVELSGEGCVLSFTVARRQFAAIPNNKRVPVIWGLIKLEGADTAMLHYIEEIEPENVTIGMRVKAVFSEARKGAILDISHFQPIK, from the coding sequence ATGTACGAGCAATTTCCAGGCATTGAGCCGATGGTCTGCCAAAGCAAAATCAATGTCCCCTATTCCTGGTGGGCCGGCAACACGGCGAGCAGATTTTTTGCAGCCCTGCGGGATGAAAAAATAATAATGGCGACAAAATGCCCGGTCTGCGGCAGGGTTTTTCTCCCTCCGCGCAAGGCCTGTCCTGCCTGCTTTACCGAAAATACTCAGTGGGTGGAGCTGTCCGGCGAGGGGTGCGTCCTTTCCTTTACCGTGGCGAGGCGCCAGTTTGCCGCCATCCCGAATAACAAAAGGGTCCCGGTCATCTGGGGGCTGATAAAACTCGAGGGCGCCGATACCGCTATGCTGCATTATATAGAGGAAATAGAGCCGGAAAACGTGACCATCGGCATGCGCGTAAAGGCGGTGTTCTCCGAGGCGCGCAAGGGCGCCATCCTGGATATTTCGCATTTCCAGCCAATAAAATAA
- a CDS encoding thiolase family protein, which yields MAKRVAIVGTGQTFHTSHRPDVNGQELINEAVLRALNDADLQMKDIDAIVIGNMDHFEGINYVDCWSVDGSGGTMKPIIKLTTGGTTGCTVAIGGFHLVGSGMFDRVLIIGWEKNSESNTTGAITTAFDPIWDRLVFAGAISGLAAEAQAYMARYGATDRDAARVSVRDRKHALNNPHAHLRREVTLEQVLASPMLADPIHLLDVCPRSDGACAVIMASEDVAEKSCPQPDWILGTAARHSYSYLGDADYGRLTSMREGSQELWKKAGIKEPRKELDVIELYQPYSFGGLIWIEDMGLVGPGEAPRYIWDGNTDMGGELPINPSGGVISCNPIGATGLIRCAEAALQVMGKAEDRQVPDVKLAFSSGFGGCWWTDMILHGRKKPQ from the coding sequence ATGGCAAAACGAGTGGCAATTGTCGGAACCGGCCAGACATTCCATACGAGCCATCGCCCGGACGTAAACGGACAGGAGCTCATTAACGAGGCGGTTCTCCGGGCGCTCAACGACGCCGATCTGCAGATGAAAGACATTGATGCCATCGTCATCGGCAATATGGACCACTTTGAAGGGATCAATTACGTCGATTGCTGGAGCGTGGACGGCTCCGGCGGCACGATGAAACCAATCATCAAGCTTACCACCGGCGGAACCACCGGCTGCACCGTCGCTATTGGCGGCTTCCATCTGGTCGGGTCGGGCATGTTCGACAGGGTGCTGATTATCGGCTGGGAGAAGAACTCCGAGTCGAACACCACCGGCGCCATCACCACCGCTTTTGATCCCATCTGGGATCGCCTGGTATTCGCCGGCGCGATTTCGGGACTGGCGGCGGAGGCCCAGGCCTATATGGCCCGCTACGGCGCCACCGACCGCGACGCCGCCCGCGTGAGCGTTCGCGACCGAAAACACGCGCTGAACAACCCCCACGCGCATCTCCGCAGGGAGGTGACCCTCGAACAAGTGCTTGCCTCTCCGATGCTGGCCGATCCGATCCATCTGCTGGACGTCTGCCCCCGTTCCGACGGCGCGTGCGCCGTAATCATGGCCAGCGAAGACGTTGCGGAAAAGAGCTGCCCACAGCCCGACTGGATTTTGGGCACGGCTGCGCGCCATTCATACAGTTATCTGGGCGACGCCGATTACGGACGGCTCACCAGCATGCGCGAGGGCTCGCAGGAACTCTGGAAGAAGGCGGGCATCAAGGAGCCACGCAAGGAACTGGACGTAATCGAGCTCTACCAGCCCTATTCGTTCGGCGGTCTGATCTGGATTGAGGACATGGGGCTTGTCGGCCCCGGCGAGGCGCCGCGGTATATCTGGGATGGCAATACCGACATGGGCGGCGAGCTCCCCATCAACCCGTCCGGCGGCGTTATCTCTTGCAATCCCATCGGGGCAACCGGGCTTATCCGGTGCGCCGAGGCGGCGCTGCAGGTGATGGGGAAGGCAGAGGACAGGCAGGTTCCGGACGTCAAGCTTGCCTTCAGCAGCGGGTTCGGCGGCTGCTGGTGGACCGATATGATCCTGCACGGCAGGAAAAAACCGCAGTGA
- a CDS encoding SCP2 sterol-binding domain-containing protein, whose amino-acid sequence MAEYWGVTVADIFNSMPERFRPEGARDVAAVFGYDIKDEGKWQLTVKNNSMALEKTDDLSCCVATMAADGETFVGVNVGKVDATNAFMSGKFRIEGDMVAFGKTGRLFRKFVLAGKGMTTREYLADMFATIVPRFKAEEAEGLDASFAFALGGADGGQWSVFIKDKACTVTTTIEGKPTVTLEFNDARDYVDFILGKIDAQSILAAGKAAAKGDINMMASKWPLLFEKYKDPLGGNVKEQELLTLKKTISINQRFATGPVMGKFLRGLKDKKIYANKCPQCGRLQLPPREVCAECRVRAADFVEVGPKGEVRYMDVVYYAMPDPLTGVARETPYGSINIRLDGCKGNETLPHFIRKDQIEKIQMGWNEMQGTRVRPVWEENRSGDIWDIKYFEIDE is encoded by the coding sequence ATGGCAGAATACTGGGGCGTAACAGTAGCAGATATCTTCAACTCGATGCCGGAGCGTTTCCGACCCGAAGGGGCCAGGGATGTCGCTGCGGTGTTCGGCTACGACATCAAGGATGAAGGGAAATGGCAACTGACGGTAAAGAATAACTCAATGGCGCTCGAAAAGACCGACGACCTCTCCTGCTGCGTCGCGACCATGGCGGCCGACGGGGAGACCTTTGTCGGGGTCAACGTCGGCAAAGTCGATGCGACAAATGCCTTCATGAGCGGCAAGTTCAGGATTGAAGGCGACATGGTCGCCTTCGGAAAGACCGGCCGGCTTTTTCGCAAATTTGTCCTTGCCGGAAAGGGGATGACGACAAGGGAGTATCTCGCCGACATGTTTGCGACGATTGTGCCGCGGTTCAAGGCGGAAGAAGCCGAGGGGCTTGATGCCTCCTTTGCTTTTGCGCTTGGCGGAGCGGATGGCGGCCAGTGGAGCGTCTTCATCAAGGACAAGGCCTGCACGGTCACGACGACCATTGAGGGCAAACCGACTGTAACGCTTGAATTTAACGACGCCAGGGATTACGTTGACTTCATCCTCGGGAAGATCGACGCCCAGAGCATCCTGGCTGCCGGAAAGGCGGCCGCGAAAGGCGACATCAACATGATGGCGTCGAAGTGGCCTCTCCTGTTCGAGAAATACAAGGACCCCCTGGGCGGGAACGTCAAGGAGCAGGAACTGCTGACGCTCAAAAAAACCATCTCGATAAACCAGAGGTTTGCAACCGGCCCCGTGATGGGGAAGTTTCTCCGGGGGCTGAAGGATAAAAAAATATACGCGAATAAATGCCCCCAGTGCGGCCGCCTGCAACTCCCGCCGCGGGAGGTTTGCGCGGAATGCCGGGTGCGCGCCGCTGACTTTGTGGAGGTCGGGCCCAAGGGCGAAGTCCGCTACATGGACGTTGTTTACTACGCCATGCCCGACCCGCTGACCGGCGTGGCCCGGGAAACCCCCTACGGATCAATCAACATCCGGCTGGACGGCTGCAAGGGCAATGAAACCCTGCCGCACTTTATCCGGAAGGATCAGATAGAAAAGATTCAGATGGGCTGGAACGAAATGCAGGGAACCCGCGTCCGCCCCGTCTGGGAGGAAAACCGGAGCGGGGATATCTGGGACATTAAATATTTCGAGATAGACGAGTAA
- a CDS encoding 3-keto-5-aminohexanoate cleavage protein encodes MAAEQLKGLEESYEVEGKMALPYTYFAGRVGSKFITTIRDQQKIMGVKCPACNTVYLPPRQVCDKDFTDIRDNWVELSNTGTVINFTVVRYDDRHLPRKAPFVLALIQLDGAGTPFMHIVEECKIADVKVGMKVEAVFAKETTNTILDIDHFKPEAEKISIHALNAARKQWIPVEEPVTNEKRRGGKPDMATPVIITAALTGAATMKNQNPSVPYTPEEFAEEAWKCWQAGAAMVHVHAREDGGMATHDHGRIKATHDAIKDKCPELIVNLSSAVGMGKTAEQRISQIVAIKPEMASLNTNTMNFGIVERRTGKIFIDYVFENTFTMLQDFGRAMEENGVKPEIECYDMGGLDNTLLIARQGIFSDPMNFNFVWGVAGGQAFRAESFIAMMNALPPRANFTTCGVGTDEFPCIMQSCLLGGHMRVGLEDNIRMPDGKLARGSYELVEVAVQVASALGRPVATATEARLIMGLKPR; translated from the coding sequence ATGGCAGCAGAGCAGCTTAAGGGATTGGAAGAAAGCTATGAAGTTGAAGGCAAAATGGCGCTCCCCTACACCTACTTCGCCGGGCGGGTGGGCAGCAAATTTATTACGACCATCCGTGATCAGCAGAAAATCATGGGCGTAAAATGCCCCGCCTGCAACACCGTTTATCTGCCGCCCCGCCAGGTATGCGACAAAGACTTTACCGACATCCGCGACAACTGGGTAGAACTCAGCAATACCGGCACGGTGATTAACTTCACGGTAGTGCGCTACGACGATCGGCACCTGCCGCGGAAGGCGCCCTTTGTCCTGGCCCTCATCCAGCTCGACGGCGCCGGCACGCCGTTCATGCATATCGTAGAGGAGTGCAAAATAGCGGACGTGAAGGTCGGGATGAAGGTAGAGGCGGTCTTTGCCAAAGAGACGACGAATACCATCCTCGACATCGATCATTTTAAGCCGGAGGCTGAGAAAATTTCGATCCACGCGCTGAACGCGGCCCGGAAACAGTGGATTCCTGTGGAAGAACCAGTGACTAACGAAAAACGAAGAGGAGGCAAACCCGATATGGCAACGCCAGTCATCATTACCGCAGCGCTCACCGGCGCGGCAACCATGAAGAATCAGAACCCGTCCGTGCCCTACACGCCGGAGGAATTTGCCGAAGAGGCCTGGAAGTGCTGGCAGGCCGGCGCGGCCATGGTGCATGTGCATGCACGGGAAGACGGCGGCATGGCCACCCATGATCACGGCCGGATCAAGGCAACCCACGACGCCATCAAGGACAAGTGTCCGGAACTCATCGTCAACCTGAGCTCCGCCGTCGGCATGGGCAAAACAGCCGAGCAGCGGATCTCCCAGATCGTCGCGATCAAGCCCGAAATGGCGTCGCTGAACACCAACACGATGAATTTCGGCATCGTCGAACGCAGAACCGGAAAGATATTCATTGATTATGTGTTTGAGAACACCTTCACCATGCTGCAGGATTTCGGCCGGGCGATGGAGGAAAACGGCGTGAAGCCGGAAATCGAATGCTACGATATGGGCGGTTTGGACAACACCCTGCTTATCGCCCGGCAGGGCATCTTCAGCGACCCGATGAATTTCAACTTTGTCTGGGGAGTGGCGGGCGGGCAGGCTTTCCGCGCCGAATCATTCATCGCCATGATGAACGCGCTGCCGCCGCGGGCCAACTTTACCACCTGCGGCGTCGGCACGGACGAGTTCCCCTGCATTATGCAGTCGTGCCTGCTCGGGGGGCACATGCGGGTGGGGCTGGAGGACAACATCCGGATGCCGGACGGCAAGCTGGCCCGGGGAAGTTACGAACTGGTGGAAGTGGCGGTGCAAGTTGCAAGCGCCCTGGGACGACCGGTGGCGACAGCGACCGAGGCGCGTCTGATTATGGGCCTGAAGCCAAGATAG
- a CDS encoding TetR/AcrR family transcriptional regulator, whose amino-acid sequence MMDEQNKSDLLNLRRAQLTKAAYKVVGEKGYSDFTIRDIAEEAGLSTGLVHYYFKNKADLLFKLLKEMNAKLSNNLQRALSALTEPQDKLLAFCDEAFDLVDKEKAYFYVLIDFWGQMNHDSRIRQANIKLYQSYRDEIAAILEEGAAKGIFMSLDVKVTSVIIISLIQGTIIQYVIDNEAFAYRELREKIKEQILSIVIKQK is encoded by the coding sequence ATGATGGATGAGCAAAATAAAAGTGATTTATTAAATCTGCGACGCGCCCAGTTGACCAAAGCGGCGTACAAGGTCGTAGGCGAGAAGGGTTATTCCGATTTCACGATAAGGGACATCGCCGAGGAGGCCGGCCTGTCAACGGGACTGGTCCACTATTATTTCAAGAACAAGGCGGACCTTCTGTTCAAGCTGTTGAAGGAAATGAACGCTAAACTCAGCAATAATCTCCAAAGGGCGCTTTCAGCGCTGACCGAACCGCAGGACAAACTGCTGGCCTTCTGCGACGAAGCGTTCGATCTGGTGGATAAGGAAAAGGCTTATTTTTACGTGCTGATCGATTTTTGGGGGCAGATGAATCATGACAGCCGGATCCGCCAGGCCAATATAAAGCTTTACCAGAGCTACCGCGACGAGATCGCCGCCATTCTTGAGGAGGGTGCGGCAAAAGGCATTTTCATGTCCCTGGATGTGAAAGTGACTTCAGTCATCATCATCTCCCTGATTCAGGGAACCATCATCCAGTACGTGATTGATAACGAGGCATTTGCCTACCGCGAGCTCAGAGAGAAAATCAAGGAACAGATTCTCTCTATAGTCATCAAGCAAAAATAA
- a CDS encoding acyl-CoA dehydrogenase family protein, translated as MEFGYTEEQLMFRDSVYKYAKKEIVPLVGEADLKGEFSLEVWRKLGEMGLLGLPFPEELGGGGASVVTCCLAGEALGHAGVDQGHLLALGAHTYLCTDTIFKHGTPAQLTKYVPKLASGEWIGCMGLTEPGAGSDAASLTTTALKKGDKWILNGTKTFITNAPVCNVCVVYATVDRALKHNGITAFIVERGFPGFSTGKPFHKTGVRASATAEVILDNCEVPEENLLGEIGKGFEYTHETLSWDRSSLLSPFIGGMQFAIEACAKYSQERVQFGKPINAFQAIQHKLADLKIIKEAARMVVYRVAHDKDSGKPLDHMHTSIAKAIVGDWGIKAANDAVQVFGGYGYIHEYPIERFLRDAKLGQIGGGTSEIQRLIISRILSYFS; from the coding sequence ATGGAATTCGGCTACACGGAAGAGCAATTAATGTTTAGAGATTCGGTCTATAAATACGCAAAAAAGGAAATAGTGCCGCTGGTCGGGGAGGCTGATCTCAAAGGGGAGTTTTCGCTGGAAGTGTGGCGGAAACTGGGGGAGATGGGACTTCTGGGCCTGCCGTTTCCGGAGGAACTGGGGGGGGGCGGCGCCAGCGTCGTGACCTGTTGCCTGGCAGGCGAAGCCCTGGGACATGCCGGCGTTGATCAGGGACATCTGCTGGCGTTGGGGGCGCATACGTATTTGTGTACGGATACCATCTTCAAGCATGGGACGCCCGCCCAGCTCACAAAGTACGTGCCTAAGCTCGCGAGTGGCGAGTGGATCGGCTGCATGGGGCTCACCGAGCCGGGCGCTGGTTCCGACGCCGCGTCGCTCACTACTACGGCGCTCAAAAAAGGCGACAAATGGATCCTCAACGGCACAAAGACCTTCATTACCAACGCCCCGGTCTGCAATGTCTGCGTTGTTTATGCCACGGTAGATAGGGCGCTGAAGCACAACGGGATTACCGCCTTCATCGTCGAGCGGGGCTTCCCCGGCTTCTCTACCGGCAAGCCCTTCCACAAGACGGGGGTGCGGGCCTCCGCCACCGCCGAGGTGATTCTCGACAACTGCGAAGTCCCGGAGGAAAACCTGCTGGGCGAGATCGGCAAGGGCTTTGAATACACCCACGAGACCCTCTCCTGGGACAGAAGCTCGCTGCTTTCACCCTTCATCGGCGGCATGCAGTTCGCAATCGAGGCTTGCGCCAAGTACTCGCAGGAGCGGGTGCAGTTTGGGAAGCCGATTAACGCGTTCCAGGCGATACAGCACAAGCTGGCGGATCTCAAAATTATCAAAGAGGCCGCGCGAATGGTAGTTTACCGGGTTGCCCATGACAAGGATTCCGGCAAACCGCTCGATCACATGCACACCTCAATCGCGAAGGCGATTGTGGGCGACTGGGGCATAAAAGCCGCCAACGATGCAGTCCAGGTATTCGGCGGGTACGGTTACATCCATGAATACCCGATCGAGCGGTTCCTCCGGGATGCGAAGCTCGGGCAGATCGGTGGCGGCACCTCCGAAATTCAACGGCTCATCATCTCCCGCATCCTGAGCTACTTCTCATGA